The Fervidibacillus albus genome contains a region encoding:
- a CDS encoding ABC transporter permease — protein sequence MKAAILIIKEQINHFYLIRRLSLYELKSKNKSNYLGMAWEVINPMIQILIYWFVFGNISKRADVEVIPGMDVPFVAWLMGGFILWNFFYQSTILGSKSIYSRLAMLSKMNFPMSVIPNIVIFSQFYVHLFMLAIAIVLLQFMGFYINIYYFQFIYFIIATFCLVYSISLITSTLSTIIRDVHMFLNATLRMFLYLSPVLWPVSRVLDQSPTLVLVMKLNPLYYLIEGYRAAFFGIEWYFITEWEYTLYFWGLVIVLFLFGSSLHTKFRKHFIDYL from the coding sequence ATGAAAGCTGCTATTTTAATTATTAAAGAGCAAATCAATCATTTTTATTTAATCCGCCGTCTTTCCCTATATGAATTGAAAAGCAAGAACAAAAGCAATTATTTGGGAATGGCTTGGGAAGTTATTAATCCGATGATACAAATTTTGATTTATTGGTTTGTATTTGGCAATATCAGTAAGAGAGCAGACGTAGAAGTCATTCCCGGAATGGATGTTCCCTTTGTTGCGTGGTTAATGGGTGGATTTATTTTATGGAATTTCTTTTACCAATCGACGATTCTTGGATCCAAGTCCATTTATTCGCGACTTGCGATGCTATCGAAAATGAACTTTCCCATGAGCGTCATTCCAAATATTGTCATTTTCTCACAATTTTATGTTCACTTATTTATGTTAGCAATAGCCATCGTTTTACTACAGTTTATGGGTTTTTATATTAATATATATTACTTTCAATTCATTTACTTTATCATTGCGACGTTTTGTTTAGTATATTCGATTTCTTTGATTACTTCTACTTTGTCTACGATTATTCGTGATGTTCATATGTTCTTAAATGCCACGTTACGAATGTTTTTGTATTTATCACCAGTCCTTTGGCCGGTATCTAGGGTGCTTGACCAAAGTCCAACATTAGTTTTGGTGATGAAATTAAATCCTTTATATTATTTAATTGAAGGATATCGAGCTGCATTTTTTGGTATAGAGTGGTATTTTATTACGGAGTGGGAATACACACTTTATTTCTGGGGACTCGTTATCGTATTATTTTTATTTGGATCAAGCTTGCATACTAAATTTCGGAAACATTTTATCGATTATTTATAA
- the tagH gene encoding teichoic acids export ABC transporter ATP-binding subunit TagH, which translates to MEKAIVVKNVTKKYKLYNGNKERILDLITPKNYGEDFYALSNVSFEAEKGDVVGFIGINGSGKSTLSNIIAGIVPQTTGTVEVNGEASLIAVSAGLKNDLTGRDNIELKCLMLGFNKKEIEKLEPEIIEFSELGKFIDQPVKSYSSGMKSRLGFAISVSINPNILIIDEALSVGDKAFAAKSLEKMKEFKRMGKTMIFVSHSISQMKQFCDKVLWLEFGTVKEYGPASEVLKKYDEFIKRWKGMSAKEREDYKASVVEKQRELLTIKS; encoded by the coding sequence ATGGAAAAGGCAATTGTAGTGAAAAATGTTACAAAGAAATATAAGTTATATAACGGGAATAAGGAACGAATTCTCGATTTGATTACACCGAAAAATTACGGTGAAGATTTCTATGCACTATCGAATGTCAGTTTCGAAGCGGAAAAAGGGGATGTTGTCGGTTTTATCGGCATCAACGGTTCAGGTAAATCGACCCTTTCGAATATCATCGCTGGAATCGTTCCGCAAACAACAGGTACTGTCGAAGTAAATGGAGAAGCATCATTAATTGCTGTGTCTGCTGGGTTGAAAAATGATTTGACTGGCCGGGATAATATTGAATTGAAATGTTTGATGCTCGGTTTTAATAAAAAAGAGATCGAAAAATTAGAACCGGAAATCATTGAGTTTTCCGAACTAGGAAAATTTATCGATCAACCGGTAAAATCGTATTCAAGTGGTATGAAATCAAGACTCGGTTTTGCGATCTCGGTAAGCATTAATCCGAACATTTTAATTATTGATGAAGCGTTATCTGTCGGTGATAAAGCTTTCGCAGCAAAAAGCCTTGAAAAGATGAAAGAATTTAAACGGATGGGAAAAACGATGATATTCGTTAGCCATTCCATCAGTCAAATGAAACAGTTTTGTGACAAAGTATTGTGGCTAGAGTTTGGAACGGTGAAAGAATATGGTCCCGCTAGTGAAGTCTTAAAGAAGTATGATGAATTTATCAAACGATGGAAAGGGATGTCTGCCAAGGAGCGAGAGGACTATAAAGCATCCGTTGTTGAAAAACAAAGGGAATTATTAACAATAAAATCGTAA
- a CDS encoding SGNH/GDSL hydrolase family protein: MIQRILTLLSFVLFVVIIIIGGLHWKAKLNEAVSNPNGYVQSTNSSDASTVSESGDGENASTAEEENGWNLEQLKTYTANLPSDLADIFKQAFYDERVLHVSIVGSPSLGVEENGWSVQVQEQLEETYGTDFLDVNIVQFDGTSTAFVDSEEAKEIVEEAPDLLLLEGFTLEDNSGLVPVNTSHENLRTFLGEVIEANPNVGILIQPPNPIYAAVNYPVQVEELKNFAELEGLHYLDHWQFWPDPNSSEILDYLNDESLPNEEGHKLWADVVVNYFVGKADE, translated from the coding sequence ATGATTCAGCGGATACTCACGCTTTTGTCTTTCGTATTGTTTGTAGTCATTATCATCATCGGTGGACTCCATTGGAAAGCGAAATTAAATGAGGCGGTCAGCAATCCGAACGGGTACGTCCAGTCGACTAATTCGTCGGATGCCAGTACCGTTTCGGAAAGTGGGGACGGTGAAAATGCTTCGACTGCTGAAGAAGAAAACGGTTGGAACCTCGAACAATTGAAAACATATACGGCAAATTTACCTTCAGACTTGGCGGACATTTTTAAACAAGCATTTTATGATGAACGGGTGTTACATGTTTCCATCGTCGGTTCCCCTTCGTTAGGCGTAGAAGAAAACGGTTGGAGCGTGCAAGTTCAAGAACAATTGGAAGAAACGTACGGTACGGACTTTTTGGATGTGAACATCGTCCAATTTGACGGCACATCAACGGCGTTTGTCGACAGTGAAGAAGCGAAAGAAATTGTTGAAGAAGCGCCCGATCTCCTTTTACTGGAAGGTTTTACTTTAGAGGATAATTCCGGACTTGTGCCGGTCAACACTTCCCACGAAAATTTGCGAACGTTTCTTGGAGAAGTGATTGAAGCGAACCCGAACGTCGGCATCCTAATCCAACCGCCGAACCCAATTTATGCTGCCGTCAACTACCCGGTTCAAGTGGAAGAATTGAAAAATTTCGCAGAGCTAGAAGGGCTTCACTATTTGGATCATTGGCAATTTTGGCCGGATCCGAACAGCTCAGAAATATTGGATTATTTAAATGATGAAAGCCTCCCGAACGAAGAAGGGCATAAACTTTGGGCGGATGTGGTGGTTAATTATTTTGTTGGTAAAGCAGATGAATAA
- a CDS encoding YveK family protein: MEETISLKELFETIRKRMNLIFILTFAAATISAIASYFFITPVYQVSTQLLVNRQETETYNTSEIQTNLQLINTYNVIITSPRILDIVADELDLGLTATELKEKISVESEQNSQVVNLSVEDPDPNKAALIANKIAEVFQNEIAKIMKVDNVSILSQAEVADNIAPVKPKPMLNIAIAIVVGLMVGVGLAFLLEYLDNTIKTEQDIEHYLDLPVLGVVSNFDPTDYFDSSNGSRSMRRGKK; the protein is encoded by the coding sequence ATGGAAGAGACAATTAGTTTAAAAGAATTGTTTGAAACGATACGAAAACGAATGAATCTCATTTTCATACTTACTTTTGCCGCTGCGACGATTAGTGCAATCGCCAGCTATTTTTTCATTACGCCGGTCTATCAAGTGTCGACCCAACTTCTCGTTAATCGTCAAGAAACGGAAACTTATAATACGAGTGAAATCCAGACGAATTTGCAATTAATTAATACATACAATGTCATAATTACGAGTCCACGGATTTTGGACATCGTAGCCGACGAATTGGACCTAGGACTTACGGCAACCGAATTAAAGGAAAAAATATCCGTCGAAAGTGAACAAAATTCCCAAGTGGTTAACCTATCTGTCGAAGATCCGGATCCGAATAAAGCAGCACTCATTGCGAATAAAATAGCTGAAGTGTTTCAAAACGAAATTGCAAAAATTATGAAAGTGGACAATGTCAGCATCCTGTCCCAGGCGGAAGTGGCCGATAACATAGCACCGGTTAAACCGAAACCGATGTTAAACATTGCGATTGCTATCGTCGTTGGATTGATGGTCGGTGTCGGACTTGCCTTCTTATTGGAGTACTTAGACAATACGATTAAAACAGAGCAGGATATTGAACATTATCTAGATTTACCGGTTTTAGGCGTCGTGTCAAATTTTGACCCGACAGATTATTTCGATTCATCAAATGGTAGTCGTTCGATGAGAAGGGGGAAAAAATAA
- a CDS encoding CpsD/CapB family tyrosine-protein kinase, with amino-acid sequence MAKKMRTHEDRRLITKLAPKSPVSEQFRTIRTNIQFSSVDTEIRSIALTSTGPMEGKSTTIANLAVTLAQQGKKVLLVDADMRRPTIHYFYQLPNTIGLTNVLTKQVDLQDAVRETGIADLEVLTSGPIPPNPAELLASVSMEDLLKEAYNFYDLILFDTPPVLAVTDAQVMANLTDGVIMVVSSGKTDREAAVKAKELLSSTKGKLLGVILNNKPAEKNSHYYYYSN; translated from the coding sequence ATGGCGAAAAAGATGCGCACCCATGAAGATCGAAGGTTAATTACGAAACTTGCACCGAAATCGCCGGTTTCCGAACAATTCCGAACGATTCGGACGAATATTCAGTTTTCCTCCGTCGATACGGAAATCCGTTCCATTGCGCTTACTTCCACAGGGCCTATGGAAGGAAAATCGACGACGATAGCGAATTTAGCTGTTACCTTAGCCCAACAAGGGAAAAAGGTGTTATTAGTCGATGCGGATATGCGGCGGCCGACGATCCATTACTTTTATCAGCTTCCGAATACGATCGGCTTAACGAACGTATTGACAAAACAAGTTGACTTGCAAGATGCCGTAAGAGAGACGGGAATTGCCGACCTTGAAGTTTTAACGAGTGGACCGATTCCTCCAAATCCGGCGGAACTTTTGGCGTCGGTGTCGATGGAAGATTTATTGAAAGAAGCGTATAATTTTTACGATCTCATATTGTTCGATACACCACCGGTTCTAGCTGTTACGGACGCCCAAGTGATGGCAAATTTAACAGACGGTGTTATTATGGTCGTCTCCAGTGGGAAAACGGATCGAGAAGCTGCGGTAAAAGCAAAGGAGCTTCTTTCTTCCACAAAAGGCAAACTACTCGGCGTCATTTTGAATAATAAACCTGCGGAAAAGAATAGCCATTATTACTATTATTCGAATTAA
- a CDS encoding tyrosine-protein phosphatase, producing MIDLHSHILPGIDDGAQTVEDSLEMAKVAVQNGIKKTVATPHHQTSKSQNPKNEIVPRIKQINEALQKEGIPLEVLLGQEVRIFGEWMEHYEKGQIATINDTQYVLVEFPSNHVPSYSERLFYDMQMNGLVPIIAHPERNSQIVEQPDKLFQLVEKGALAQLTAASLTGQFGKKVQKFSNQLIEANLVHFIASDAHNTTTRTFKLDEAFEKIEQDYGLDYVYVFQENAELVVDGKMIYREHPKPIQRKRLFGIF from the coding sequence ATGATCGATTTGCATAGCCATATTTTGCCAGGTATTGACGATGGTGCGCAAACGGTTGAAGATAGTTTGGAAATGGCAAAGGTAGCCGTACAAAATGGGATTAAAAAAACCGTCGCCACACCGCATCATCAAACATCAAAATCTCAAAATCCGAAAAATGAAATTGTTCCAAGAATCAAACAAATAAATGAAGCACTTCAAAAGGAAGGAATTCCTCTTGAGGTGCTTTTAGGTCAAGAAGTGCGAATTTTTGGCGAATGGATGGAACATTACGAAAAGGGACAAATCGCAACGATCAACGACACCCAATACGTCTTAGTGGAATTTCCGAGCAATCATGTTCCTTCCTATTCGGAACGATTATTTTATGATATGCAAATGAATGGGCTCGTTCCAATTATTGCCCACCCGGAACGAAATAGCCAAATCGTTGAACAACCGGACAAGCTATTTCAATTAGTAGAAAAGGGTGCATTGGCACAACTAACCGCAGCGAGCTTGACGGGGCAATTTGGGAAAAAAGTACAAAAATTTTCCAACCAACTGATCGAAGCAAATCTTGTTCATTTTATTGCAAGTGATGCCCATAATACGACAACGAGAACGTTCAAACTCGATGAAGCCTTCGAGAAAATTGAACAGGACTACGGTCTTGACTATGTATATGTATTTCAAGAAAATGCCGAACTCGTAGTGGATGGAAAAATGATTTATCGTGAGCATCCGAAACCGATTCAAAGAAAACGACTATTTGGCATTTTTTAA
- the galU gene encoding UTP--glucose-1-phosphate uridylyltransferase GalU — MKKVRKAIIPAAGLGTRFLPATKAMPKEMLPIVDKPTIQYIVEEAVASGIEDIIIVTGKGKRAIEDHFDYAPELEQNLEEKGKLDLLEKVRYSSNLANIHYIRQKEPKGLGHAVWCARNFIGDEPFAVLLGDDIVQSETPCLKQLINQYEDTFSSIIGVQRVPDNETHRYGIVDPITQDGRRYQVNNFVEKPEPGTAPSNLAIMGRYILTPEIFRFLDQQEIGAGGEIQLTDAIQKLNKIQRVFAYDFEGERYDVGEKIGFVKTTIEFALKDEELKPKVLEFLKGLVEEEKIQL; from the coding sequence ATGAAAAAAGTAAGAAAAGCAATCATCCCGGCAGCCGGACTTGGAACGCGATTTCTTCCGGCGACAAAGGCGATGCCAAAGGAAATGCTTCCGATCGTGGATAAACCGACGATTCAATATATCGTAGAAGAGGCGGTCGCATCGGGAATCGAAGACATTATTATCGTCACCGGGAAAGGGAAACGTGCGATTGAAGACCATTTTGACTACGCCCCAGAACTGGAACAAAACTTGGAGGAAAAAGGAAAACTTGATTTATTAGAAAAGGTACGGTATTCATCAAACCTTGCTAACATCCATTACATTCGACAAAAGGAACCGAAAGGACTCGGTCATGCTGTTTGGTGCGCAAGGAACTTTATCGGGGATGAACCGTTCGCCGTTTTACTCGGTGATGATATCGTCCAAAGTGAAACCCCGTGTTTAAAACAGTTGATTAACCAATACGAAGATACTTTTTCATCGATTATCGGTGTACAACGCGTTCCAGATAATGAAACCCATCGTTACGGTATTGTCGACCCGATTACGCAAGACGGCCGTCGGTATCAAGTAAATAATTTCGTGGAAAAACCGGAGCCAGGTACGGCACCGTCGAACTTGGCAATCATGGGTCGCTACATTTTAACGCCGGAAATTTTCCGTTTCTTAGATCAACAAGAAATCGGTGCGGGTGGGGAAATTCAACTGACCGATGCCATTCAAAAATTAAACAAAATTCAACGGGTGTTCGCTTACGACTTTGAAGGGGAACGTTACGATGTCGGTGAAAAAATCGGCTTCGTCAAAACGACGATCGAATTCGCCTTAAAAGATGAAGAACTGAAACCGAAAGTACTCGAATTTCTCAAAGGGTTAGTGGAAGAAGAGAAAATTCAACTTTAA
- a CDS encoding sugar transferase encodes MTDILGAIFGLLISSPLFIIIFVMYFFGENKGPVFFKQLRYGKDGKLFYIYKFRSMVVNADQKLKANKALYQKYLKNNYKLDPGEDPRITKLGRFLRKTSLDELPQFFNVLKGDMSLVGPRPIVEEELQEYKDRKRDFLSVKPGITGYWQVSGRSDVGYPERADLELYYVYNQSLQLDLKIMLKTILVVFLKKGAF; translated from the coding sequence ATGACGGATATTTTAGGAGCTATATTTGGACTCCTTATTTCCTCTCCCTTATTTATAATAATATTTGTCATGTACTTTTTTGGAGAAAATAAAGGTCCAGTATTTTTTAAACAGTTGCGATATGGAAAAGACGGAAAATTATTTTACATATATAAATTTCGTTCAATGGTTGTGAATGCAGATCAAAAATTAAAAGCAAATAAAGCTTTGTATCAAAAATATTTAAAGAATAACTATAAATTAGATCCAGGAGAAGATCCAAGGATAACAAAACTCGGAAGGTTCCTAAGGAAAACGAGTTTAGATGAACTCCCACAATTTTTCAATGTTTTAAAAGGTGATATGAGTTTAGTAGGACCGAGACCAATTGTGGAAGAGGAATTACAAGAATATAAGGATCGAAAGAGAGACTTCTTATCTGTAAAGCCAGGAATTACTGGCTATTGGCAAGTAAGTGGAAGAAGCGACGTAGGCTATCCAGAAAGAGCCGATTTGGAATTATATTATGTTTATAACCAATCATTACAGTTAGATTTAAAGATTATGTTAAAAACAATACTGGTTGTTTTTCTTAAAAAGGGTGCGTTCTAA
- the glf gene encoding UDP-galactopyranose mutase encodes MYDYLIVGAGLFGAVFAHEATKRGKKCLVIDKRSHIGGNVYTEKIDEINVHKYGAHIFHTNDKKIWDYVNQFAEFNRFTNAPIANYKGEIYNLPFNMNTFNKLWGVITPEDAKKKIEEQKKTAGITEPKNLEEQAISLVGIDLYKKLIKGYTEKQWGRPANELPKFIIKRLPVRYTYDNNYFNDKYQGIPIGGYTAIIEKMLKKCDIRLNTDFFQNRDELEKEANKIVFTGMIDEFYKYRFGVLEYRSLNFDNEILDVENYQGNAVVNYTDRETPYTRIIEHKHFEFGKQEKTVITKEYPKEWKKGDEPYYPINNERNNELYRRYKELANKEENVIFGGRLANYKYYDMHQVIASALKSVKEEFGV; translated from the coding sequence ATGTATGATTATCTAATAGTAGGCGCAGGTCTATTTGGTGCTGTTTTTGCCCATGAAGCGACAAAGAGAGGTAAGAAATGTTTGGTAATAGATAAAAGAAGTCATATAGGTGGAAATGTGTATACTGAAAAGATTGATGAGATAAATGTGCACAAGTATGGTGCACATATTTTTCATACTAATGATAAAAAAATTTGGGATTATGTGAATCAATTTGCAGAATTTAATCGATTTACTAATGCTCCAATTGCAAATTATAAAGGAGAAATCTACAATCTTCCATTTAATATGAATACTTTCAATAAGTTATGGGGAGTCATTACACCAGAAGATGCGAAAAAGAAAATTGAAGAACAAAAAAAAACAGCAGGAATTACTGAACCAAAAAATTTAGAAGAACAAGCTATTTCTCTTGTTGGTATAGATTTATACAAAAAATTAATAAAGGGATATACAGAGAAGCAATGGGGAAGACCTGCAAATGAACTACCTAAATTTATTATTAAAAGGTTACCTGTTAGATATACTTATGATAACAACTATTTTAATGATAAGTATCAAGGAATACCTATTGGAGGTTATACAGCTATCATTGAAAAAATGCTCAAGAAATGCGATATTAGACTAAATACAGACTTCTTCCAAAATAGAGATGAATTGGAGAAAGAAGCAAATAAGATTGTATTCACTGGAATGATAGATGAATTTTATAAATACAGATTTGGCGTTTTAGAGTATCGTAGCCTCAATTTTGATAATGAGATTTTAGATGTTGAAAACTATCAAGGAAATGCAGTTGTAAATTATACAGATAGAGAAACACCGTATACAAGAATAATTGAACACAAACATTTTGAATTTGGAAAACAAGAGAAAACAGTGATTACGAAAGAGTATCCGAAAGAGTGGAAAAAGGGAGATGAACCTTATTATCCAATCAATAATGAAAGAAATAATGAGTTATATAGAAGATATAAAGAACTTGCTAATAAGGAAGAAAATGTTATTTTTGGTGGAAGACTAGCGAATTATAAATATTATGATATGCATCAAGTAATTGCTTCGGCATTAAAATCAGTGAAAGAGGAATTTGGAGTATGA
- a CDS encoding DUF4422 domain-containing protein: protein MKDLVILVATHKKYQMPTEKIYLPLHVGREGKEDLGYQGDNTGDNISIKNPNYCELTGLYWAWKNLDCEYIGLCHYRRYFSNKGLIQRFLHRHNKFELILTESEIRGLLKEYDVILPKKRNYYIETVWSHYKNAHYIKDLEETKKIIEEKYPEYLDSFEKVMSGRKLHLYNMFVMKKELFDEYCQWLFDLLFELEKSVEINNYNKYQKRIYGFLSERIFNVWMQKKGIKVKELKVVNLHKNNWFRKIIQFVSRKITGGKRKA, encoded by the coding sequence ATGAAAGATTTAGTCATTTTAGTTGCTACTCACAAAAAATATCAAATGCCAACAGAGAAGATTTATTTACCACTGCATGTTGGTAGAGAAGGTAAAGAAGATTTAGGTTATCAAGGAGATAATACTGGCGATAATATATCCATTAAAAATCCGAACTATTGTGAACTTACCGGCTTATATTGGGCTTGGAAAAATTTAGACTGTGAATATATCGGATTATGTCATTACAGAAGGTATTTTAGCAATAAAGGTTTGATTCAACGATTTTTACACAGGCACAATAAGTTTGAATTAATATTGACGGAATCAGAAATAAGGGGTCTATTGAAAGAATACGATGTAATTTTGCCTAAAAAAAGAAACTACTATATAGAAACTGTTTGGTCACATTATAAAAATGCTCATTATATTAAGGATCTAGAGGAAACTAAAAAAATTATTGAAGAAAAATATCCTGAATACCTAGACAGCTTTGAAAAAGTGATGAGTGGTAGAAAACTACATCTTTACAATATGTTTGTTATGAAGAAAGAACTATTTGATGAATATTGCCAATGGCTATTTGATTTATTATTTGAACTCGAAAAGAGCGTAGAAATAAACAACTATAACAAATATCAGAAACGTATTTATGGATTTTTATCTGAAAGGATATTTAACGTATGGATGCAAAAAAAAGGAATAAAAGTTAAAGAATTAAAGGTAGTTAATTTACATAAGAATAATTGGTTCAGAAAAATCATTCAATTTGTATCTAGAAAAATTACTGGAGGGAAGAGAAAAGCATAG
- a CDS encoding O-antigen ligase family protein yields the protein MLTYLLLLYGVFSRSIFSKSIIFYAVEIIFILGIPVYFILKYGLKKSLNNTKFEVIEWIFILSIISYFINIILFYDKKILNIVFFLPTIMGFLLYYYNKTKDNILFTKEIQNGLLFASKGIILSIIGFEIINRKIQVYEIKLPKFMASYFLHPNDLGLTISVLTIIIFITKRKGSKIDILFILLGIIILYLTKSRTYLVALTFYFVIYAFLRNKRLTTFVIIFIISILLIPNAQESILENNIITNKYENNTGQNNLLFTGREYIWSGGIKVIKENFLIGIGSQNIPDKVTPLIPDYLYLKENDAIAKASLHNVYLDVLLSMGIFGFVFTFLFFGYRIIKSTMYVVKNNNDLFFTKLYCFVIYVLAAAFVYSDLYFTRNILQIFFWIFLSVMSVLERKEKNV from the coding sequence GTGTTAACGTATTTATTACTATTATATGGTGTTTTTTCAAGATCTATATTCTCAAAGAGTATTATATTCTATGCTGTGGAGATAATCTTTATATTAGGAATTCCTGTTTATTTTATTTTGAAATATGGATTGAAAAAATCTCTAAATAACACAAAATTCGAAGTAATAGAATGGATATTTATTTTATCAATAATCAGTTATTTTATTAATATTATACTCTTTTATGATAAAAAGATATTAAACATAGTATTTTTCTTACCAACAATTATGGGTTTTTTATTATATTATTATAATAAAACTAAAGATAACATTCTTTTTACAAAAGAAATTCAAAACGGTTTATTATTCGCAAGTAAAGGAATAATTTTAAGTATCATTGGATTCGAAATCATTAATAGAAAAATTCAAGTATATGAAATAAAATTACCAAAATTCATGGCGTCATACTTTTTACATCCTAACGATCTAGGCTTAACAATAAGTGTTTTAACAATTATCATTTTTATAACAAAAAGAAAAGGATCGAAGATTGATATATTATTTATTTTATTAGGAATTATTATTTTGTATTTAACCAAAAGCAGAACCTATTTAGTTGCATTAACATTTTATTTTGTTATTTATGCTTTTTTAAGAAATAAACGACTGACCACTTTTGTAATAATCTTCATAATTTCAATCTTATTAATTCCTAATGCTCAAGAATCTATTTTGGAAAATAATATTATTACTAATAAATATGAGAATAATACTGGACAAAACAATTTACTTTTTACAGGTAGGGAGTATATATGGTCAGGAGGTATCAAAGTAATTAAAGAGAATTTCTTAATAGGTATTGGTTCACAAAATATACCAGATAAAGTAACACCACTTATTCCAGATTATTTATATTTAAAGGAGAATGATGCAATTGCAAAGGCATCATTGCATAATGTATATCTTGATGTTCTTTTATCGATGGGTATATTTGGATTTGTTTTTACTTTTTTATTTTTCGGTTACCGAATAATAAAATCGACGATGTATGTGGTAAAAAATAATAATGACTTATTTTTTACAAAGTTGTATTGTTTTGTAATATACGTTTTAGCGGCTGCATTTGTTTATAGTGATTTATATTTTACAAGAAATATTTTACAAATATTTTTTTGGATATTTTTAAGTGTAATGTCTGTATTGGAAAGGAAAGAAAAAAATGTATAA
- a CDS encoding putative capsular polysaccharide synthesis family protein, giving the protein MYNQYLKSKFKIIPKKIDEIKNISKLLKEKEVVLIYQMAKVGSSSIYNPLKEITKKPLFHLHAFDVDKEVHVKGLRRVYQKVKAKVLLKLSKDKKVKIVTLTRDPIARNLSNYFYALDMFIPYTKITNDLEMLKKVFLEKHPHDRPLRWFDDELYKFFGINIYDFDFPKDKGFLIVEKDNISVMVIRMENLNKVSKEIGQFLGYSDFKVKRVNKGSDNWYSQLYKSFKASTSLPKYYIEEMYNSKYTKFFYTDDEIEALKRKWSSNE; this is encoded by the coding sequence ATGTATAATCAATATTTAAAATCAAAATTTAAAATAATACCAAAAAAAATTGATGAAATTAAAAACATCTCAAAGTTGTTAAAAGAGAAAGAAGTGGTTTTAATATATCAGATGGCGAAAGTTGGTTCTTCATCAATATATAATCCTTTAAAAGAAATCACAAAAAAACCTCTATTTCATTTACATGCTTTCGATGTTGATAAAGAAGTTCATGTAAAAGGATTAAGAAGAGTATATCAAAAAGTCAAGGCAAAAGTACTTCTAAAACTTTCAAAAGATAAAAAAGTTAAAATTGTCACATTAACAAGAGATCCAATAGCAAGAAATTTATCAAACTACTTCTACGCTCTAGATATGTTTATTCCTTATACCAAAATAACCAATGACCTCGAAATGCTGAAGAAAGTGTTTCTCGAAAAACATCCACATGACAGACCATTAAGGTGGTTTGATGATGAATTATATAAATTTTTTGGTATAAATATATATGATTTTGATTTTCCTAAAGATAAAGGATTTTTAATAGTCGAAAAGGATAATATTTCTGTGATGGTTATTCGAATGGAAAATTTAAACAAAGTATCTAAGGAAATCGGTCAGTTCTTAGGTTACTCGGATTTTAAAGTTAAAAGAGTAAATAAAGGAAGTGATAACTGGTATTCCCAGTTATACAAGTCATTTAAAGCTAGTACCTCACTACCAAAATATTATATTGAGGAAATGTACAATTCGAAATATACTAAGTTTTTTTACACAGATGATGAAATTGAAGCTTTGAAGAGAAAGTGGAGTTCTAATGAGTAG